One window of Nicotiana tomentosiformis chromosome 11, ASM39032v3, whole genome shotgun sequence genomic DNA carries:
- the LOC138901965 gene encoding uncharacterized protein yields the protein MMRSTNQQQGLIDKEKELKLELEKWSLKEESIMKQKSRNQWLNVGDSNTSYFYASVNNRVTKNNIRSLITETRVLAQTEEEITTEVTNFYKKLLGNAAKQLHAIHPRIMNEGQKLNKEQQLQLIEPVTEQEVYDTLADTNDLKAPGCDGLNAIFYKKAWPVIGREVIQCVRNISYSININGIPSTHFPAMKGLRQGDPLSLYLFVLAMEYLNRLLKTLKYNSDFNFHPKCDKMGIVQLGFADDLLLFCRGDVVSVQLLYQCFKEFSKASRLVANNDKSSIYFGGVANDIQWEIIETLGFMKGVLPIKYLGVPLSTNRRTIV from the exons ATGATGAGGAGCACCAATCAACAACAAGGATTAATTGATAAGGAAAAAGAGCTGAAGCTAGAGCTGGAAAAGTGGTCTTTGAAAGAGGAAAGCATAATGAAACAAAAATCTAGAAATCAATGGTTGAATGTGGGGGATTCAAACACATCCTACTTCTATGCGTCAGTAAACAATAGAGTAACAAAAAACAACATCAGAAGTCTAATTACTGAGACAAGAGTGTTAGCTCAAACAGAAGAAGAGATCACTACTGAAGTCACTAACTTTTATAAAAAGTTATTGGGAAATGCAGCTAAACAATTGCATGCAATTCACCCCAGAATCATGAATGAAGGACAAAAGTTGAACAAGGAACAACAACTGCAACTGATAGAACCTGTCACTGAGCAAGAAGTATATGATACATTGGCAGATACAAATGATCTCAAAGCCCCTGGATGTGATGGTTTAAATGCTATTTTCTACAAGAAAGCTTGGCCTGTGATTGGTAGGGAG GTGATACAGTGTGTGAGGAATATTTCATACTCTATTAATATCAATGGAATACCTAGCACACATTTTCCAGCAATGAAAGGGCTCAGGCAAGGAGACCCCCTCTCCCTATACTTGTTTGTTCTAGCAATGGAATATCTAAATCGATTGTTGAAGACCTTGAAGTATAATTCAGATTTCAATTTTCACCCTAAATGTGATAAAATGGGAATTGTCCAGCTGGGTTTTGCAGATGATCTACTGTTGTTCTGTAGAGGAGATGTGGTATCTGTTCAACTGTTGTATCAATGCTTCAAAGAGTTTTCAAAGGCTTCTAGACTGGTGGCTAATAATGACAAAAGTTCCATCTATTTCGGTGGGGTAGCGAATGATATACAATGGGAAATCATAGAGACATTGGGATTTATGAAAGGAGTACTGCCAATAAAGTACCTAGGAGTTCCCTTAAGTACAAATAGGCGAACAATTGTATAA
- the LOC138901966 gene encoding uncharacterized protein, with translation MGDYNAVLNIDDRIYGNHVQETEVKDFRELLDDTSMAELKIVGRKFTWTNNHIYSRIDRALVNAEWLLKFPQLNIQIMDPHFSDHSPLCLNVEVKSKMKPIPFRFFNYVAEHKEFLTVVKVGWAKRAQGNQMEKILAKLKEVK, from the coding sequence ATGGGAGACTATAATGCCGTATTAAACATCGACGACagaatatatggaaatcatgTACAAGAAACTGAAGTGAAGGATTTCAGGGAGTTACTAGATGATACTAGTATGGCTGAATTGAAGATTGTGGGTCGGAAATTTACATGGACCAATAACCATATCTATAGCAGGATAGATAGGGCATTGGTAAACGCTGAGTGGCTGCTGAAATTTCCCCAGCTGAATATACAGATTATGGATCCTCATTTCTCAGACCATTCCCCTCTATGCTTGAATGTAGAAGTGAAGTCCAAAATGAAGCCTATACCCTTTAGGTTCTTCAACTATGTGGCGGAACATAAAGAGTTCTTAACAGTGGTGAAGGTTGGATGGGCAAAGCGTGCTCAAGGCAATCAAATGGAAAAAATCTTGGCAAAGCTGAAGGAAGTAAAGTAG